One part of the Arthrobacter tumbae genome encodes these proteins:
- a CDS encoding SRPBCC family protein — MATPYLIRRERFIPAPASAIFDVLATPALHSVIDGSGTVTGEQPNGPERLSAGARFGMDMKIGAPYKILNTVVEFEEGRRIAWRHFARHIWRYTLQEHDGGTLVAEEWDARAVPGKPVLKLLGFTRAHPESIERTLENLEKYVTAEPRP; from the coding sequence ATGGCTACCCCTTACCTGATCCGCCGCGAGCGGTTCATCCCCGCCCCCGCCTCCGCTATCTTCGACGTGCTCGCCACACCGGCGCTGCACAGCGTGATCGACGGTTCAGGCACCGTCACGGGTGAGCAGCCCAATGGCCCGGAACGGCTCTCCGCGGGTGCCCGCTTCGGCATGGACATGAAGATCGGTGCGCCCTACAAAATCCTCAACACGGTCGTCGAGTTCGAAGAGGGCAGGCGGATTGCCTGGCGGCACTTCGCCCGCCATATCTGGCGCTACACCCTGCAGGAGCACGACGGCGGCACGCTGGTCGCAGAGGAATGGGACGCCCGCGCTGTTCCCGGCAAACCCGTCCTGAAATTGCTTGGCTTCACGCGAGCGCACCCCGAATCGATCGAGCGCACACTGGAAAACCTCGAGAAGTACGTCACTGCAGAGCCTCGCCCATAA
- a CDS encoding sigma-70 family RNA polymerase sigma factor: protein MRTAVRSQSVNARYVQAQPRRRGRLQAAMQEEIALDHLHLAEAIARGFSPFANDAADVRQVAYLGLMKAARRFDPELGIDFAAYAVPTIRGEVKRYLRDCCWMIRPPRELQDLKSTAVKADSELAQRLGREPSLSELSEHLGKDPATVAEALSCGGSQRPESLDASTEGLGWAEILPADDDPFAHADDVLALRAAVHELSAREKELLYRRYFHEETQDRIARRLGMTQMQVSRLLARTLVKLQKRLLDEPSVRGTDPAPVLQMTGPDRAARIA, encoded by the coding sequence ATGCGCACAGCCGTCCGCTCCCAGAGTGTCAACGCCCGCTATGTTCAGGCGCAGCCGCGACGCCGCGGCAGGCTGCAGGCCGCCATGCAGGAGGAGATCGCGCTGGATCACCTCCATCTTGCTGAAGCCATTGCACGCGGGTTTTCCCCGTTCGCCAATGACGCCGCTGACGTCCGTCAGGTCGCTTACCTCGGCCTGATGAAGGCGGCAAGGCGATTCGATCCGGAGCTGGGCATCGACTTCGCCGCTTATGCGGTGCCGACCATCCGGGGCGAGGTCAAGCGGTATCTGCGCGATTGCTGCTGGATGATCCGCCCGCCCCGCGAACTCCAGGACCTGAAGTCGACGGCCGTCAAGGCGGATTCGGAGCTTGCCCAGCGCCTGGGCCGGGAGCCCTCCCTCTCCGAACTGTCCGAGCATCTCGGGAAGGACCCGGCGACGGTTGCCGAAGCGCTGAGCTGCGGCGGCAGCCAGCGGCCGGAATCCCTTGACGCATCCACGGAGGGGTTGGGCTGGGCCGAGATCCTGCCTGCCGATGACGACCCGTTTGCGCATGCCGATGACGTTCTTGCCCTGCGGGCCGCAGTGCACGAACTGTCTGCGCGCGAGAAGGAGCTGCTCTACCGGCGGTATTTCCACGAGGAGACCCAGGACCGGATAGCCCGGCGGCTGGGGATGACCCAGATGCAGGTCTCACGGCTTCTCGCCCGGACGCTCGTGAAGCTGCAGAAGCGGCTCCTCGACGAACCATCCGTCCGGGGCACAGACCCTGCGCCGGTCCTGCAAATGACGGGACCGGACAGGGCGGCACGCATTGCCTGA
- a CDS encoding glycosyltransferase family 9 protein produces the protein MLPDTAVQALEPDGRPEVLVLRALKLGDLLVAVPALRGLRRALPDHRILYAAQSWLEPIVGLTGAVDALLPTHGLDEPLALRPGRVDVAVNLHGNGAESRGRLEALEAARRIGHQAPGWPGPEWEDGVHERYRWAHLVSAHGIEADPLDYLLLRPPVESPAPGAVVIHVGAAYGSRLWPVKRFADVARSLSDAGHLVLLTGSTGERPRAEAVAQAAGLPDEQVVAGRLGLLEFAALISSAALVISADTGAAHLASAYARPSVVLFGPAPVAEWGPPPGPHRVLTDESVRRGDTFAAYPDPAILAVGPDDVLRAAAELGIRN, from the coding sequence ATGCTGCCTGACACCGCTGTGCAAGCACTGGAGCCGGATGGACGCCCGGAGGTGCTGGTGCTTCGTGCACTGAAACTCGGAGACCTGCTGGTGGCGGTACCTGCGCTGCGCGGGCTGCGCCGCGCCTTACCGGATCACCGCATCCTGTACGCGGCGCAGTCTTGGCTTGAACCAATCGTCGGGCTGACCGGCGCCGTGGACGCGCTGCTGCCCACCCACGGGCTCGACGAGCCGCTGGCGTTGCGTCCGGGAAGGGTGGACGTCGCGGTGAACCTCCACGGGAACGGTGCGGAAAGCCGCGGGAGGCTCGAGGCTCTGGAGGCAGCACGCCGAATCGGGCATCAAGCACCCGGCTGGCCCGGTCCCGAATGGGAGGACGGTGTTCACGAGAGATACCGCTGGGCGCACCTGGTGAGTGCGCACGGCATCGAGGCGGATCCGCTGGACTACCTCCTCCTGCGGCCACCGGTCGAAAGTCCGGCACCGGGCGCCGTCGTCATCCACGTCGGCGCGGCCTATGGGAGCCGGCTCTGGCCGGTCAAGCGGTTTGCCGACGTCGCCCGTTCCCTGTCGGATGCAGGGCATCTGGTGCTCCTGACCGGCAGCACGGGTGAGCGTCCCCGGGCGGAAGCCGTGGCGCAGGCGGCCGGGCTCCCTGACGAGCAGGTAGTGGCCGGCCGGCTGGGGTTGCTCGAGTTCGCCGCATTGATCTCTTCGGCTGCGCTGGTCATATCGGCGGACACGGGAGCGGCGCACCTCGCCTCTGCGTACGCGCGGCCCTCGGTGGTGCTGTTCGGTCCCGCACCGGTGGCGGAATGGGGCCCGCCGCCCGGCCCGCACCGTGTGCTCACGGATGAGTCCGTGCGCCGCGGCGACACGTTCGCCGCCTACCCCGATCCTGCGATCCTGGCCGTCGGTCCGGACGACGTTCTGCGTGCCGCAGCGGAGCTGGGCATCCGGAACTAG
- a CDS encoding D-glycero-alpha-D-manno-heptose-1,7-bisphosphate 7-phosphatase, with protein sequence MRSEPKAVLLDRDGTIVVDVPYNGDPERVVAMPGAQEALDGLRAAGVPLGVLTNQSGIARGLLTAAEVDAVNQRVETVLGPFDVWELCPHGPGDGCTCRKPAPGMILRACERLGLHPSEVAFIGDIGSDVEAAAAAGATGVLVPTPVTRQDEIDAAPLVAGTLAEAITLLRGTA encoded by the coding sequence ATGAGAAGCGAGCCCAAAGCCGTTCTCCTCGACAGGGACGGCACCATCGTGGTTGATGTGCCGTACAACGGTGATCCCGAGCGGGTTGTCGCGATGCCCGGAGCGCAGGAAGCGCTGGACGGCCTTCGCGCTGCCGGAGTACCACTGGGCGTGCTCACCAACCAGTCCGGCATTGCCCGCGGCCTGCTGACGGCGGCCGAGGTGGACGCGGTCAACCAACGTGTCGAAACCGTCCTGGGTCCGTTCGACGTCTGGGAACTGTGCCCTCACGGACCAGGCGACGGCTGCACCTGCCGCAAGCCGGCTCCCGGCATGATCCTGCGCGCCTGCGAAAGGCTGGGACTGCACCCCTCAGAGGTCGCCTTCATCGGAGACATCGGCTCCGATGTCGAGGCCGCAGCCGCCGCCGGAGCCACCGGGGTGCTGGTTCCCACACCGGTCACCCGGCAGGACGAAATTGACGCCGCACCGCTGGTTGCGGGCACCCTCGCCGAAGCGATCACTCTCCTGCGGGGCACCGCATGA
- a CDS encoding glycosyltransferase family 9 protein yields the protein MSRRILVARLDSVGDVLLAGPAVRAVAASQPAGVVMLCGPQGAAGARLLPGVSDVLVWDCPWIAAPAPEVRQEHLDLLQEAVTAAGITEAVLLTSFHQSPLPLALLLRLAGVQRITGASVDYAGSLLDVRLKPGEDFPEDQPEAERALQIAAAAGHHLPDDDDGGLHVRDVPDVTHLVGDEPYIVLHPGAAVPARAWPPLHHAALAELLTGAGYRVVVTGGNSERELTATVAGSDGIDLGGQTDLQTMAGVLAGAGAVVVGNTGPAHLAAAVGTPVVSLFSPVVPAIRWAPYRVPVELLGEQNAPCRLTRARDCPVPGHPCLANVSPEEAFAALMRLLAGVPSLASRRETRNA from the coding sequence ATGAGCCGGCGCATTCTTGTGGCCCGGCTGGACAGCGTGGGCGACGTTCTCCTGGCTGGGCCGGCGGTCCGGGCGGTCGCGGCAAGCCAGCCTGCCGGCGTCGTCATGTTGTGTGGTCCGCAGGGCGCAGCGGGCGCAAGGCTGCTCCCGGGAGTTTCCGACGTTCTTGTCTGGGACTGCCCCTGGATCGCTGCGCCGGCGCCGGAGGTCAGGCAGGAACACCTGGACCTCCTGCAGGAAGCGGTGACCGCGGCGGGCATCACGGAGGCCGTCCTCCTGACCTCGTTCCACCAGTCGCCGCTGCCGCTGGCGCTGCTGCTGCGCCTGGCCGGTGTGCAGCGGATCACCGGCGCGTCCGTCGACTACGCGGGCAGCCTTCTGGACGTCCGGCTCAAGCCCGGTGAGGATTTTCCCGAGGACCAGCCGGAGGCTGAGCGGGCGCTGCAGATTGCCGCTGCCGCCGGCCATCACCTGCCCGACGACGACGACGGCGGGCTTCATGTGCGCGATGTCCCCGATGTGACCCACCTGGTGGGAGACGAACCGTATATTGTGCTGCACCCGGGTGCAGCTGTTCCCGCCCGCGCCTGGCCTCCGCTGCACCACGCAGCGCTCGCCGAGCTGCTGACCGGCGCCGGTTACCGCGTGGTGGTTACCGGTGGAAACAGCGAGCGCGAACTGACGGCCACGGTTGCCGGCTCCGATGGAATCGACCTTGGAGGGCAAACGGATCTTCAGACCATGGCGGGCGTGCTTGCAGGAGCCGGTGCCGTCGTCGTCGGAAATACCGGCCCGGCCCACCTGGCTGCGGCCGTGGGCACTCCCGTGGTGAGCCTGTTCTCCCCGGTTGTTCCGGCCATCCGGTGGGCTCCGTACCGGGTGCCGGTTGAACTGCTCGGGGAGCAGAACGCACCCTGCAGACTGACCCGGGCCCGCGACTGTCCCGTCCCCGGCCACCCCTGCCTCGCCAACGTCAGTCCCGAGGAAGCCTTCGCTGCGCTGATGCGGCTGCTCGCCGGCGTGCCGTCGCTGGCCAGCAGAAGGGAAACGAGGAACGCATGA
- a CDS encoding glycosyltransferase — MRILLWHVHGGWTDAFVRGSHEYLLPTTPEGGGWGLGRAGRDWPGSAREVAPEDLREAEPDMVILQRLEELEAVERLLGRRPGIDIPAVFLEHNTPKGDIPTTLHPLAGQSEIPIVHVTHFNRLFWDSGMAPALVVEHGIVDPGPLYTGELGRAAVVVNEPVRRGRVTGTDLLPQFSRAAPLDVFGMGTAELPGVLGLGADELTVCGDLPTASLHAELARRRLYLHPLRWTSLGLALLEAMHLGMPVIALATTEAARAVPPEAGAISTDIDELCAAVRLLLEDPSEARARGRVAREVALERYGLPAFLRAWDEILGETTERTRIPAASERRPK, encoded by the coding sequence ATGAGAATACTGCTCTGGCACGTTCACGGCGGTTGGACCGACGCCTTTGTGCGCGGCTCCCACGAGTACCTGCTGCCCACCACGCCGGAGGGTGGTGGGTGGGGACTCGGGCGCGCCGGCCGGGACTGGCCCGGGTCGGCGCGGGAAGTGGCGCCGGAGGACCTGCGGGAGGCTGAGCCCGACATGGTGATCCTGCAGCGGCTCGAGGAGCTCGAAGCAGTCGAGCGGCTGCTCGGACGCCGGCCCGGCATCGACATTCCTGCGGTCTTCCTCGAACACAACACTCCCAAGGGTGACATCCCGACGACGCTGCATCCGCTGGCGGGGCAGAGCGAGATCCCGATTGTCCACGTCACCCATTTCAACCGGCTCTTCTGGGATAGCGGGATGGCCCCCGCGCTGGTGGTGGAACACGGCATCGTGGACCCGGGACCGCTCTATACCGGAGAACTGGGCCGAGCCGCCGTCGTCGTGAACGAGCCAGTGCGGCGCGGTCGGGTCACCGGTACAGACCTCCTTCCGCAGTTCAGCCGCGCAGCGCCCCTCGACGTCTTCGGCATGGGGACCGCCGAACTGCCGGGCGTACTCGGTCTCGGAGCCGATGAGCTCACTGTCTGCGGGGACCTGCCGACGGCGTCGCTGCACGCAGAGCTCGCACGCCGCCGGCTGTACCTCCACCCGTTGCGGTGGACCTCGCTCGGCCTGGCGTTGCTTGAGGCCATGCACCTCGGGATGCCCGTCATTGCGCTCGCCACCACGGAGGCTGCCCGCGCAGTTCCTCCGGAGGCAGGCGCAATCTCCACCGACATCGATGAGCTGTGTGCGGCGGTCCGGCTGCTCCTGGAAGACCCATCCGAGGCCCGGGCCCGCGGACGGGTTGCCCGCGAGGTGGCGCTCGAACGCTACGGACTGCCGGCGTTCCTCCGCGCATGGGACGAGATTCTGGGCGAGACAACGGAACGCACGCGCATTCCGGCAGCTTCTGAAAGGAGACCGAAATGA